The following coding sequences lie in one Pectobacterium sp. A5351 genomic window:
- a CDS encoding OsmC family protein, with amino-acid sequence MQARVKWVEGLTFLGESASGHQILMDGNSGDKAPSPMEMVLMSVGGCSAIDVVSILQKGRNDVADCEVKLTSERRSDAPRLFTHINLHFIVTGKGLTDKAVERAVALSAEKYCSVALMLGKAVEVTHSHEIRVLE; translated from the coding sequence ATGCAGGCACGGGTAAAATGGGTTGAAGGCTTAACGTTTTTGGGCGAATCCGCGTCAGGGCACCAGATCTTGATGGACGGTAATTCCGGTGATAAAGCGCCCAGTCCGATGGAAATGGTGTTGATGTCTGTGGGGGGATGCAGCGCGATTGATGTGGTGTCGATTCTGCAAAAAGGCCGCAACGATGTGGCGGACTGCGAAGTGAAACTGACGTCAGAGCGCCGGTCTGACGCGCCGCGTTTATTTACCCATATCAATCTGCATTTTATCGTGACGGGAAAAGGGCTGACCGACAAAGCCGTTGAGCGAGCTGTCGCACTATCAGCGGAAAAATACTGCTCTGTGGCACTGATGCTGGGCAAAGCCGTTGAGGTAACGCACAGCCACGAAATTAGAGTGCTGGAATAA
- the crp gene encoding cAMP-activated global transcriptional regulator CRP, with protein sequence MVLGKPQTDPTLEWFLSHCHIHKYPSKSTLIHQGEKAETLYYIVKGSVAVLIKDEEGKEMILSYLNQGDFIGELGLFEEGQERSAWVRAKTACEVAEISYKKFRQLIQVNPDILMRLSAQMASRLQVTSEKVGNLAFLDVTGRIAQTLLNLAKQPDAMTHPDGMQIKITRQEIGQIVGCSRETVGRILKMLEDQNLISAHGKTIVVYGTR encoded by the coding sequence ATGGTTCTCGGCAAACCGCAAACAGACCCAACTCTCGAATGGTTCCTTTCCCATTGTCATATCCACAAGTATCCATCGAAGAGCACGCTTATTCACCAAGGTGAAAAAGCAGAAACGCTTTACTACATCGTGAAAGGCTCTGTCGCAGTGCTAATCAAAGATGAAGAAGGCAAGGAAATGATCCTTTCCTACCTCAATCAGGGCGATTTTATCGGCGAGCTCGGCCTGTTTGAAGAAGGTCAGGAACGCAGCGCTTGGGTGCGGGCAAAAACCGCCTGTGAAGTGGCTGAAATTTCCTATAAAAAGTTCCGCCAGCTCATTCAGGTTAACCCAGATATCCTCATGCGTCTGTCTGCGCAAATGGCAAGCAGACTCCAGGTTACTTCAGAGAAAGTCGGCAACCTCGCCTTCCTTGATGTGACCGGCCGTATTGCTCAAACGCTACTCAACCTGGCCAAACAACCTGATGCCATGACGCATCCAGATGGCATGCAAATAAAAATTACTCGTCAGGAAATTGGGCAAATCGTTGGCTGCTCGCGTGAAACCGTGGGCCGCATTCTGAAAATGTTAGAAGACCAGAACCTGATCTCTGCGCACGGTAAAACGATTGTCGTTTACGGCACTCGCTAA
- the argD gene encoding bifunctional acetylornithine/succinyldiaminopimelate transaminase, with translation MAAEQKAVTRDTHDKVILPVYAPAKFVPVKGKGSRVWDQDGREYIDFSGGIAVTALGHCHPALVNALQQQGEKLWHTSNIFTNEPALRLASKLIDATFADRVFFVNSGAEANEAAFKLARHYAVKRHSPYKTKIIAFYNAFHGRTLFTVSVGGQPKYADGFGPKPADIVHVPFNDLAAVKAVMDDHTCAVVLEPIQGEGGITPATPEFLQGVRELCNQHKALLVFDEVQSGMGRTGKLFSYMHYGITPDILTTAKALGGGFPISAMLTTEEIASAMTVGVHGTTYGGNPLACAVAEAALDIINTPEVLSGVADRHARFVSELEKINQQYGVFEQVRGMGLLLGAELKSQWHGRAGEFLAAATAQGLMVLMAGPNVIRFVPSLIIDEDDIVQGMDKFAKAVAQVVNAAN, from the coding sequence ATGGCAGCAGAGCAGAAAGCAGTGACACGGGATACTCACGATAAAGTGATTTTGCCGGTTTATGCACCCGCGAAGTTTGTACCAGTGAAAGGTAAAGGGAGCCGCGTCTGGGATCAGGATGGCCGCGAGTATATTGATTTCTCTGGTGGCATTGCGGTTACGGCACTGGGTCACTGCCATCCTGCACTGGTGAACGCATTGCAGCAACAGGGTGAAAAGCTGTGGCACACCAGCAATATTTTCACCAACGAACCTGCGCTACGTCTCGCCAGCAAATTGATTGATGCCACTTTTGCCGATCGCGTGTTCTTTGTTAACTCCGGCGCTGAAGCTAACGAAGCGGCATTTAAACTGGCACGTCACTATGCGGTTAAACGTCATAGCCCGTATAAAACCAAGATCATTGCCTTCTACAATGCATTCCATGGCCGGACGCTGTTCACTGTCTCGGTTGGCGGACAGCCTAAATATGCCGATGGCTTCGGGCCTAAGCCGGCGGATATTGTCCATGTTCCTTTCAACGATTTGGCTGCGGTCAAAGCAGTGATGGACGATCACACCTGTGCCGTCGTGCTGGAGCCGATTCAGGGTGAGGGCGGCATTACGCCTGCTACGCCTGAGTTTTTGCAAGGTGTTCGCGAGCTGTGCAATCAACACAAGGCGCTGCTGGTATTTGATGAAGTGCAGAGTGGGATGGGTCGTACCGGTAAATTATTCAGCTATATGCATTACGGTATTACGCCGGATATTCTCACCACCGCTAAAGCGCTGGGCGGCGGTTTCCCGATTAGTGCGATGCTGACGACGGAAGAGATTGCCTCTGCGATGACGGTGGGGGTACACGGAACCACCTACGGCGGCAACCCGCTGGCCTGTGCGGTGGCGGAAGCGGCGCTGGATATCATCAATACGCCGGAAGTGCTGTCAGGTGTCGCAGATCGGCACGCTCGCTTTGTCAGTGAACTGGAGAAAATCAACCAGCAGTACGGCGTATTTGAGCAGGTTCGCGGTATGGGGCTGTTGTTGGGGGCAGAACTGAAATCGCAGTGGCATGGTCGTGCAGGCGAGTTTTTGGCTGCTGCAACGGCTCAGGGCCTGATGGTACTGATGGCAGGGCCGAACGTCATCCGCTTTGTGCCGTCTTTGATCATTGATGAAGACGACATTGTGCAGGGGATGGATAAGTTTGCAAAAGCCGTCGCACAGGTTGTTAACGCAGCAAACTGA
- a CDS encoding aminodeoxychorismate synthase component II has product MLLIIDNYDSFTYNLYQYFCELGAQVVVKRNDELTLREIEQLAPERLVISPGPCTPDEAGISLAAIRHFADKLPILGVCLGHQAMGQAFGARVVRARQVMHGKTSAIAHSNTGVFTGLAQPLTVTRYHSLIIDSASLPDCFEVTAWSESEGKRDEIMGIRHRVLPLEGVQFHPESILSQQGHQLLDNFLKI; this is encoded by the coding sequence ATGCTGCTAATTATCGATAACTACGACTCCTTTACCTACAACCTTTACCAATACTTTTGTGAGCTTGGTGCGCAGGTTGTGGTGAAGCGTAATGATGAACTCACGCTGCGTGAGATTGAACAGCTTGCGCCTGAGCGATTGGTCATTTCACCGGGCCCTTGTACACCGGATGAGGCGGGTATTTCACTGGCTGCAATCCGTCACTTCGCCGATAAATTACCGATTCTGGGCGTATGCCTTGGCCATCAGGCGATGGGGCAGGCGTTCGGCGCGCGCGTGGTGCGGGCACGGCAGGTCATGCACGGGAAAACGTCTGCGATTGCGCACAGCAATACAGGCGTTTTTACGGGGCTAGCTCAGCCTTTGACGGTTACCCGCTATCATTCACTCATCATTGATTCCGCCTCTCTACCCGATTGCTTTGAGGTTACGGCCTGGAGCGAATCGGAAGGAAAACGTGACGAAATTATGGGAATCCGCCATCGCGTATTGCCGCTGGAGGGAGTGCAGTTTCATCCAGAAAGCATTCTCAGCCAGCAAGGGCATCAACTTTTGGATAATTTCCTTAAAATTTAG
- the nirB gene encoding nitrite reductase large subunit NirB: MNKVRLAVIGNGMVGHRFIEELLDKTPTSTYEITVFCEEPRVAYDRVHLSSYFAHHTVEELSLVREGYYEKNGVNVLLGERAITINRSEKAIHSNSGRTVYYDKLIMATGSYPWIPAIKGSNGQDCFVYRTIEDLNAIENCARRSKRGAVIGGGLLGLEAAGALKHLGVETHVIEFAPVLMAEQLDAQGGALLQRKIENMGVRVHTSKNTQAIQHSGLESRKTMVFADGSTLEVDFIVFSTGIRAQDKLARQCALEIGPRGGIAINDWCQTSDPDVYAIGECAAWQGRPFGLVAPGYKMAQVAVDHLLGHENRFQGADMSAKLKLMGVDVGGIGDAHGHTPGSRSYMWLDENKETYKRLIVSADNKTLLGAVLVGDTRDYGNLLQFMLNKIPLPDSPEAMILPATAGNAKPTLGVDALPESAQICSCFDVSKGDIIKAINGGCHTVAAIKETTKAGTGCGGCIPLITQVLNTELSKQGIEVNNHLCEHFAYSRQELYHLIQIEKIKTFDQLLEKHGSGYGCEVCKPTAASLLASCWNEYVLKPQHTPLQDSNDNFLGNIQKDGTYSVIPRSAGGEITPDGLIAIGRIAKQYSLYTKMTGSQRMALFGVQKDDLPDVWAQLIEAGFETGHAYAKALRMAKTCVGSTWCRFGVGDSVGFGVELENRYKGIRTPHKMKFGVSGCTRECAEAQGKDVGIIATEKGWNLYVCGNGGMKPRHADLLEADLDRETLIRYLDRFMMFYIRTADKLQRTSVWLDNLEGGIDYLRNVIVKDKLGINDQLEADIARLRDGYVCEWQATLTAPEAQKRFAHFINSPERDPNVQMVSERQQHRPARPVERIPVQQIEPEEENA; this comes from the coding sequence ATGAACAAAGTCAGACTCGCTGTTATCGGTAACGGGATGGTCGGCCACCGTTTTATCGAAGAGTTGCTGGATAAGACCCCGACGTCCACCTACGAGATTACCGTTTTTTGTGAAGAACCCCGCGTCGCCTACGATCGTGTCCACCTCTCTTCTTACTTCGCGCACCACACGGTAGAAGAGCTTTCTTTAGTACGCGAAGGCTACTATGAAAAAAATGGTGTTAACGTCCTGCTCGGTGAACGCGCCATCACCATCAACCGCAGTGAAAAAGCGATTCACTCCAATTCCGGCCGAACCGTGTATTACGACAAGCTGATCATGGCAACCGGTTCTTATCCTTGGATCCCTGCCATTAAAGGCTCAAACGGGCAAGACTGTTTCGTCTACCGCACCATTGAAGATCTGAATGCCATCGAAAACTGCGCCCGCCGTAGCAAACGCGGTGCGGTAATCGGCGGCGGGCTGTTAGGTCTGGAAGCGGCAGGCGCGCTGAAACACCTCGGCGTGGAAACGCACGTCATTGAGTTCGCTCCCGTACTCATGGCCGAGCAGTTGGATGCGCAGGGCGGCGCCCTGCTGCAACGCAAGATTGAAAACATGGGTGTGCGCGTGCATACCAGCAAGAATACGCAGGCCATCCAGCATTCTGGTCTGGAAAGCCGCAAGACGATGGTGTTTGCCGATGGCAGTACGCTGGAAGTCGACTTTATCGTGTTCTCTACCGGCATCCGCGCGCAGGACAAACTGGCGCGCCAGTGTGCGCTGGAAATTGGCCCACGCGGCGGTATCGCGATTAATGACTGGTGCCAGACGTCCGATCCCGATGTCTACGCCATCGGCGAATGTGCCGCCTGGCAAGGCAGACCATTCGGTCTGGTCGCGCCCGGCTACAAGATGGCGCAGGTGGCCGTCGACCACCTGTTAGGGCATGAAAACCGATTCCAGGGCGCCGATATGAGCGCCAAGCTCAAGCTGATGGGCGTCGATGTCGGCGGAATTGGCGATGCACACGGCCACACACCGGGCTCCCGCAGCTACATGTGGCTGGATGAAAACAAAGAAACCTACAAACGTTTGATCGTCAGCGCCGACAATAAAACGCTGCTCGGTGCCGTTCTGGTCGGCGACACGCGGGATTACGGCAACCTGCTGCAATTCATGCTCAACAAGATCCCGCTGCCGGATTCCCCCGAAGCGATGATTCTTCCTGCGACGGCTGGCAATGCAAAACCGACGCTGGGTGTAGATGCGTTACCGGAAAGCGCCCAAATCTGCTCCTGTTTCGACGTATCCAAAGGCGACATCATCAAAGCGATTAACGGCGGCTGTCACACCGTTGCGGCGATTAAGGAAACCACCAAAGCGGGCACTGGCTGCGGCGGCTGTATCCCGCTAATCACACAGGTGTTAAACACCGAACTCAGCAAACAGGGAATTGAAGTCAATAATCACCTGTGCGAACACTTCGCCTACTCGCGTCAGGAGTTATACCACCTGATCCAAATCGAGAAAATCAAAACGTTCGATCAGCTGCTGGAGAAACACGGCTCAGGCTACGGCTGTGAAGTCTGTAAACCGACAGCGGCGTCCCTGCTGGCTTCCTGCTGGAATGAATACGTGCTCAAACCACAGCACACTCCACTACAGGATTCCAACGATAACTTCCTCGGCAACATCCAGAAAGATGGAACGTACTCCGTGATCCCACGCTCCGCAGGCGGGGAAATCACGCCGGATGGTCTGATCGCCATCGGTCGCATCGCGAAGCAATATAGCCTGTACACCAAAATGACCGGTTCCCAGCGCATGGCGCTATTTGGCGTGCAGAAAGACGATCTGCCGGACGTATGGGCCCAGCTCATCGAAGCCGGGTTTGAAACCGGCCATGCTTACGCCAAGGCGTTACGCATGGCAAAAACCTGCGTCGGCAGCACCTGGTGCCGCTTTGGCGTCGGCGACAGCGTAGGCTTTGGCGTCGAGCTGGAAAACCGCTACAAAGGCATCCGCACGCCGCACAAAATGAAATTTGGCGTCTCCGGCTGTACGCGGGAATGTGCAGAAGCACAGGGTAAAGACGTGGGGATTATCGCCACCGAAAAAGGCTGGAACCTCTATGTATGCGGCAACGGCGGGATGAAGCCGCGCCACGCCGACCTTCTGGAAGCCGATTTAGATCGCGAGACCTTAATCCGCTATCTGGACCGCTTCATGATGTTCTATATCCGCACGGCCGATAAGCTCCAGCGTACCTCCGTTTGGCTGGATAACCTCGAAGGCGGCATCGACTATCTGCGCAACGTGATTGTGAAAGACAAACTGGGCATTAACGATCAGCTTGAAGCCGATATCGCACGGCTGCGCGACGGCTACGTCTGTGAATGGCAGGCGACGCTGACAGCCCCGGAAGCACAGAAACGCTTTGCCCACTTCATTAACAGCCCGGAACGTGATCCAAACGTGCAAATGGTGAGTGAACGCCAACAACATCGTCCGGCGCGCCCTGTTGAGCGCATTCCTGTGCAACAGATTGAACCAGAAGAGGAAAACGCATGA
- the nirD gene encoding nitrite reductase small subunit NirD gives MRQWTTVCKLDDILPGTGVCALVEQQQVAVFRPRNDEQVYAISNIDPFAQASVLSRGILAEHHEELWVASPLKKQHFRLYDGFCLEDGAYSVAAYDAQVTNGNVQISIADHDIAVDNSQPLP, from the coding sequence ATGAGACAGTGGACTACAGTATGTAAGTTAGACGACATTCTGCCCGGCACTGGCGTTTGCGCACTCGTCGAACAGCAGCAGGTCGCCGTGTTCCGGCCTCGTAACGACGAGCAGGTTTACGCCATCAGCAATATCGATCCGTTCGCGCAGGCTAGCGTATTAAGCCGTGGCATACTGGCCGAACATCATGAGGAGCTTTGGGTAGCAAGCCCATTGAAAAAACAACATTTTCGCCTTTATGATGGCTTCTGTCTGGAGGATGGAGCCTATTCTGTTGCAGCGTACGATGCTCAGGTCACCAATGGTAATGTGCAAATATCCATCGCAGACCATGACATAGCGGTTGATAATAGCCAACCATTACCTTAA
- the cysG gene encoding siroheme synthase CysG translates to MDYLPIFCQLHDKPCLLVGGGEIAERKARLLLDAGAIITVNALDFNDQFRAWEQDAQLTLVHGTFDPTLLDDVWLVIAATDDQDVNNHVYASASERRIFCNVVDSPERASFIMPSIIDRSPLMVAVSSGGTAPVLARLLREKLESILPQHLGKLATFAGELRSRVKSRFRNMSARRRFWEKLFVHDRLAQALANENSQSVQQLTELLFSAPLDDRGEVTLVGAGPGDAGLLTLKGLQHLQQADIVVYDRLVSKEILDLSRRDAERIFVGKSSGYHSVPQEQINQLLEEKARAGHRVVRLKGGDPFIFGRGAEELEYLQQAGVPFSVVPGITAASGCSAYSGIPLTHRDHSQGVRLITGHVKHDNDLDWSSLAAEKQTLVFYMGLQQAGYIQSKLIEQQLPETVPIAIIENGTSTKQRVLSGQLSQLSELAQQASSPSLIIIGSVVGLREKLSWFSDQTA, encoded by the coding sequence ATGGATTACCTGCCAATATTCTGTCAGCTACACGATAAACCTTGTCTATTGGTGGGAGGGGGTGAAATCGCCGAGCGCAAAGCCCGGCTGTTGTTGGACGCTGGTGCAATCATTACCGTCAACGCACTCGATTTTAACGATCAATTTCGGGCCTGGGAGCAGGACGCGCAATTAACGCTGGTACACGGCACTTTCGATCCGACGTTACTGGACGACGTGTGGCTGGTGATTGCCGCCACTGACGATCAGGACGTCAACAACCATGTCTATGCCAGCGCCAGCGAACGCCGGATTTTCTGCAATGTCGTCGATTCACCTGAACGCGCCAGCTTCATTATGCCGTCGATCATCGACCGTTCACCACTCATGGTCGCCGTGTCTTCTGGCGGTACCGCGCCGGTATTGGCACGACTGCTGCGGGAAAAGCTGGAAAGTATTCTGCCGCAACATCTCGGTAAACTGGCGACATTCGCAGGCGAACTGCGCAGCCGGGTGAAAAGCCGGTTCCGCAATATGAGCGCACGTCGTCGCTTCTGGGAAAAACTCTTCGTCCACGATCGGCTGGCGCAGGCGCTGGCCAATGAAAATAGCCAAAGCGTTCAACAGCTGACGGAACTGCTCTTTTCCGCCCCGCTGGATGACCGAGGCGAAGTGACGCTGGTCGGCGCTGGGCCGGGCGACGCGGGATTACTGACGTTGAAAGGCCTACAGCATTTACAACAGGCCGACATCGTCGTTTACGATCGGCTGGTCTCGAAAGAGATTCTCGACCTGTCACGCCGCGACGCCGAGCGCATCTTCGTCGGTAAATCATCTGGCTATCACAGCGTTCCTCAGGAGCAAATCAATCAGCTACTGGAAGAAAAGGCGCGGGCTGGCCATCGCGTCGTCCGGCTGAAAGGCGGCGACCCTTTTATCTTCGGCCGTGGTGCCGAAGAGCTGGAGTATCTGCAACAGGCGGGCGTGCCGTTCTCTGTCGTGCCCGGTATTACCGCCGCGTCGGGCTGTTCAGCCTACAGCGGTATCCCGCTCACCCATCGCGATCACTCGCAGGGCGTCAGGCTGATCACCGGACACGTCAAGCACGACAACGATCTGGACTGGTCCAGCCTCGCAGCGGAAAAACAGACGCTGGTGTTTTACATGGGGCTTCAACAGGCTGGGTACATTCAAAGCAAGCTGATCGAACAGCAGCTACCAGAAACCGTGCCTATTGCCATTATCGAAAACGGCACCTCAACCAAACAGCGCGTTCTGAGTGGACAACTCTCCCAACTGAGCGAATTAGCACAACAGGCAAGCAGCCCAAGTTTGATCATCATCGGCAGCGTCGTCGGACTACGGGAGAAATTGAGCTGGTTCTCTGATCAGACAGCATAA
- the trpS gene encoding tryptophan--tRNA ligase has translation MSKPIVFSGAQPSGELTIGNYMGALRQWVNMQDDYDCIYCIVDLHAITVRQDPQALRKATLDTLALYLACGIDPKKSTIFVQSHVPEHSQLSWILNCYAYFGELSRMTQFKDKSARYEENINAGLFDYPVLMAADILLYQTNQVPVGEDQKQHLELSRDVGQRFNSLYGDIFNVPEPFIPKSGARVMSLLEPTKKMSKSDDNRNNVIGLLEDPKAVVKKIKRAMTDSDEPPVIRYDVKNKAGVSNLLDILSGVTGKTIPELEQEFNGQMYGHLKGAVADAVSGMLSELQERYHRFRNDEAFLQQVMREGAEKASARAQETLKKVYDAVGFVARP, from the coding sequence ATGAGCAAGCCCATTGTATTTAGCGGTGCGCAACCGTCTGGTGAATTGACCATTGGTAACTACATGGGGGCGTTACGTCAGTGGGTCAACATGCAGGACGATTACGACTGCATCTATTGCATCGTGGATTTGCACGCCATCACGGTACGTCAGGATCCGCAGGCGCTGAGAAAAGCGACGCTGGATACGCTGGCGCTGTACCTGGCTTGTGGTATCGATCCGAAAAAGAGCACCATTTTTGTTCAGTCCCACGTGCCTGAGCACAGCCAACTGAGCTGGATACTGAACTGCTACGCGTATTTCGGTGAACTGAGTCGTATGACGCAGTTCAAGGATAAATCCGCGCGTTATGAAGAGAACATCAACGCGGGTCTGTTTGATTATCCGGTGCTGATGGCGGCGGATATCCTGCTGTATCAAACGAATCAGGTGCCAGTGGGTGAAGATCAGAAGCAGCATCTGGAACTGAGCCGTGACGTTGGCCAGCGCTTTAACAGCCTGTATGGTGATATTTTCAACGTGCCAGAGCCGTTCATTCCGAAATCGGGCGCGCGCGTGATGTCGCTGCTGGAACCGACCAAGAAGATGTCCAAGTCTGACGATAACCGCAATAACGTTATCGGGCTGCTGGAAGATCCGAAAGCGGTGGTGAAGAAGATCAAACGCGCGATGACGGATTCCGATGAGCCGCCAGTCATTCGCTATGATGTGAAGAATAAAGCTGGGGTATCGAACCTGTTGGATATTCTGTCTGGCGTGACGGGAAAAACCATCCCTGAGCTGGAGCAGGAATTTAACGGCCAGATGTATGGTCACCTGAAAGGCGCGGTGGCGGATGCGGTATCCGGCATGCTGTCTGAACTGCAAGAGCGTTATCACCGCTTCCGTAACGATGAGGCATTCCTGCAACAGGTCATGCGTGAAGGCGCGGAAAAAGCCAGCGCTCGTGCACAGGAAACGCTGAAGAAAGTCTATGACGCCGTGGGTTTTGTTGCTCGCCCGTAA
- a CDS encoding phosphoglycolate phosphatase yields the protein MTELTAVRSLAFDLDGTLIHSAPGLAAAIDQALVAQSLPAAGEARVATWIGNGADVMVERALRWAGVEPTAARLQETRERFDGYYAQTVDSGSTLFPQVKETLAQLAQQGVPMAVVTNKPTPFVAPLLAGLGIGDYFSLIIGGDDVIVKKPHPAPLYLVLGKLGLRASELLFVGDSRNDIQAAQAAGCRSVGMTYGYNYGEAIELSQPDVVLDRFADILPLIGHSSSHNQEPLV from the coding sequence ATGACTGAATTAACCGCAGTTCGCAGCTTGGCTTTTGATTTGGACGGCACACTGATTCACAGCGCACCGGGTCTGGCGGCCGCTATTGATCAGGCGTTAGTGGCGCAATCGTTACCTGCGGCGGGTGAAGCCCGTGTCGCAACCTGGATTGGTAACGGTGCGGACGTGATGGTGGAACGTGCGCTGCGCTGGGCTGGTGTTGAGCCAACGGCGGCGCGCTTGCAGGAAACCCGTGAGCGGTTCGATGGCTATTATGCGCAGACGGTGGATAGCGGTAGTACGCTGTTTCCGCAGGTAAAAGAGACGCTGGCGCAGTTGGCGCAGCAGGGCGTTCCGATGGCGGTGGTGACCAATAAGCCCACGCCGTTCGTTGCCCCGTTATTGGCAGGCTTGGGGATTGGTGATTATTTTTCGCTGATCATCGGTGGTGATGACGTCATTGTGAAAAAGCCTCACCCTGCGCCGCTCTATCTGGTTCTGGGTAAGTTGGGGCTGCGTGCCAGCGAACTCCTGTTCGTCGGCGATTCTCGCAACGACATTCAGGCGGCACAGGCGGCGGGCTGCCGTAGCGTCGGCATGACGTATGGTTATAACTATGGTGAAGCGATCGAACTGAGCCAGCCGGATGTCGTTCTGGATCGTTTTGCCGATATTTTGCCCCTGATCGGGCATTCTTCTTCACACAATCAGGAACCCTTAGTATGA
- the rpe gene encoding ribulose-phosphate 3-epimerase: MKPFLIAPSILSADFARLGDDTANVLAAGADVVHFDVMDNHYVPNLTIGPLVLKSLRDYGITAPIDVHLMVKPVDRIIPDFANAGASFITFHPEATDHLDRSLQLIKDHGCKAGLVFNPATPLSYLDYVMDKLDIILLMSVNPGFGGQSFIPSTLDKLRQVRRLIDDSGYDIRLEVDGGVKVENIGAIAEAGADMFVAGSAIFGHPDYRTVIDQMRNEISRTTHD; the protein is encoded by the coding sequence ATGAAACCGTTTTTAATCGCGCCGTCCATTTTGTCGGCTGATTTTGCCCGTCTTGGTGACGATACCGCTAACGTATTGGCTGCCGGTGCGGATGTGGTCCATTTTGATGTCATGGATAACCACTATGTGCCAAATTTGACGATTGGCCCGCTGGTACTGAAATCCCTGCGCGATTACGGCATTACCGCGCCGATTGACGTTCACCTGATGGTGAAACCCGTTGATCGTATCATCCCCGATTTCGCCAACGCGGGAGCCAGTTTCATTACCTTTCATCCTGAAGCCACCGATCACCTCGATCGTTCTCTGCAACTGATCAAAGATCACGGTTGCAAAGCCGGGCTGGTGTTTAACCCTGCGACGCCGTTAAGTTATCTCGATTACGTCATGGATAAGCTGGATATCATTCTGCTGATGTCGGTTAACCCCGGATTTGGCGGCCAGTCCTTTATTCCCAGCACGTTGGATAAGCTGCGTCAGGTTCGCCGCTTGATCGACGACAGCGGTTACGACATTCGACTGGAAGTCGATGGTGGTGTAAAAGTAGAGAATATCGGCGCGATTGCTGAAGCAGGCGCGGATATGTTTGTGGCGGGATCGGCTATTTTTGGTCACCCAGATTATCGAACCGTCATTGATCAAATGCGTAATGAAATTTCAAGGACGACACATGACTGA
- the dam gene encoding adenine-specific DNA-methyltransferase yields the protein MKKNRAFLKWAGGKYPLVEEIRRYLPAGDCLIEPFVGAGSVFLNTEYDRYILADINSDLINLYNIVKSNADEFVLDARKLFTEEVNTSEAFYLLRDEFNLCSDAYRRALLFLYLNRHCYNGLCRYNMRGEFNVPFGRYKKPYFPEEEIRWFAFKAQNATFVCEHYQDTLEKAEKGSVIYCDPPYAPLSATANFTAYHTNNFSRADQQSLAQLARRLSVESQIPVLISNHDTLLTREWYQEAVLYVVKARRTISRNILGRSKVSELLALYR from the coding sequence ATGAAGAAGAACCGCGCTTTTTTAAAATGGGCTGGTGGTAAATATCCGCTGGTAGAAGAGATTCGTCGCTATTTACCCGCAGGAGACTGTCTTATTGAGCCCTTTGTCGGCGCGGGTTCCGTATTTCTGAATACGGAATACGATCGCTACATACTGGCCGATATTAATAGCGACCTGATTAACCTGTACAATATCGTCAAATCGAATGCCGATGAGTTTGTTCTCGACGCCCGTAAACTGTTTACGGAAGAGGTGAACACGTCTGAGGCGTTTTATCTGCTGCGTGATGAATTTAACCTTTGCAGCGACGCCTATCGGCGCGCGCTGCTGTTTCTCTATTTGAATCGCCACTGCTATAACGGCCTGTGCCGCTACAACATGCGTGGGGAATTCAATGTTCCTTTCGGGCGCTATAAAAAGCCCTATTTTCCTGAAGAAGAGATCCGCTGGTTCGCCTTTAAGGCGCAAAATGCCACCTTTGTCTGTGAGCACTATCAGGACACGCTGGAAAAAGCAGAGAAAGGATCGGTTATTTATTGCGATCCGCCTTATGCGCCGCTGTCTGCGACCGCAAATTTTACGGCCTATCACACCAATAATTTCAGCCGTGCCGATCAGCAGAGTTTGGCGCAATTGGCGCGCCGTTTGTCGGTAGAAAGCCAGATTCCGGTACTGATTTCCAATCATGACACGTTGCTGACCCGTGAGTGGTATCAGGAAGCTGTGCTGTATGTGGTTAAAGCGCGTCGAACAATTAGCCGTAATATTTTAGGGCGTAGTAAAGTAAGCGAGTTATTAGCCCTCTATCGGTGA